The following coding sequences lie in one Rutidosis leptorrhynchoides isolate AG116_Rl617_1_P2 chromosome 4, CSIRO_AGI_Rlap_v1, whole genome shotgun sequence genomic window:
- the LOC139844250 gene encoding uncharacterized protein has translation MASRWNIRVSIILVFCFPELLLSAIVTLDSIEIYTTHEWLASTPTVYFLCSGENKTALTDVKKTNIVYKFRGEESFQPLTEFHSRKCKRCGIYEEDRIKSDDVFDEWEFCPSDFKTSDGRYIHTKGKEFNATFLCHECVQKDIGISSDYASPGDEDEHGINRSVLIIGLSVVSSTVLFAAGLVTAYKYWQKKKRQKDQARFLKLFEDTDDIEEELGIGPLSDSI, from the exons ATGGCTAGTCGTTGGAATATTAGGGTTTCGATTATTCTTGTCTTTTGTTTTCCAG AACTTTTATTGTCAGCGATTGTTACATTAGATTCTATCGAAATATATACAACCCATGAATGGTTGGCATCAACTCCAACAGTATACTTTTTGTGTAGTGGCGAGAACAAGACAGCTCTGACAGACGTAAAGAAAacaaatattgtatataagttcaGGGGTGAGGAATCTTTTCAG CCTCTTACGGAGTTTCACAGTAGAAAATGCAAGCGATGTGGGATTTATGAGGAGGATCGTATAAAGTCTGATGATGTGTTTGATGAGTGGGAATTTTGTCCCTCTGATTTTAAAACCTCGGATGGTCGATACATTCACACTAAAGGCAAGGAATTCAATGCGACGTTCTTGTGTCATGAGTGCGTACAAAAAG ACATAGGCATTAGCTCAGATTACGCTTCACCTGGTGATGAGGATGAACATGGAATAAATCGGTCCGTATTAATTATCGGTTTAAGCGTTGTGTCTTCTACTGTACTATTCGCCGCGGGACTTGTTACTGCGTACAAGTATTGGCAGAAGAAGAAGAGACAGAAGGATCAGGCTCGGTTTTTGAAACTGTTTGAAGATACGGATGACATAGAAGAGGAGTTGGGTATCGGCCCTCTAAGTGATTCGATCTAA
- the LOC139844253 gene encoding kinesin-like protein KIN-5D, producing MEKLVRQASFMDNTKSYQHRRGSLVSLSPTQMLWSTENGNTCNKDDKDKGVNVQVILRCRPFSEDDVRATTPSVVTCNEDKQEVIVTQTIGNKQIGKIFSFDKVFGPESKQKDLYDQVVSPIVKEALEGYNWTIFAYGQTGTGKTYTMEGEGAKTQNGEFHEDVGVIPRAVKELFDTLESQNAEYSIKVTYIELYNEEITDLLVPDEKTKKPISIMEDGKGAVFMRGLEEELVCSADEIYELLQKGSARKHTAETLINTQSNRSHSLFTITIQIKEHTADGVEVIKSGKLNLVDLAGSENILRSGAREERAREAGEINKSLLTLGRVINALVDHSGHVPYRDSKLTRLLRDSLGGKTKTCIIATVSPSIHYLEETQNTLDYAYRAKSIKNRPEVNHKVTKSVVVKELYSEIKSLKQELHATREKNGIYIPNDRYLSEEAAKKELTEKLESKSKEAMNLQELLYQQQKLTKEVNQKLENSEKELLESKNDVVNLKDKLRMANESAKEKEYIILNLLGSEKTLTERSVKLHGELERAASEVSSLFAKIEHKNQIDDGNKMLIESFQMLLDQYLEAVHKIILSSVTHQELLLSAMEEHLKSFVSEKDKATQELQIRAKTMNDIFSGGIKSLVELATEFSEKSVTTLGNINSAVIEHSSALTDLITVASVKFGNILNDLRSNLNDQEQSIAAFWQQQHESQLRAYLTTQSVSSITVEFFHTMSNDIFLVKEMVEEARSTYDKNLSDFKKKFEDYSNNEDEQLLKKMAELLSTSSAKKKQMIQTEVDFIRNDIGSKTNMVHRKISSMHTLTSSTEDEYTNFLGKIEKLYTEDKNATQNGKKVLTAILQNGTTEARNGDEIWRQVQESLLNLQKSHLESVDSTSKDALEITKEIQTRLSSMASSTLEEANNVHTRTLTSIEYLSRLNHDENEGLKSLTRSFCDNMQDMETDHSAKILDIVKDAEKCLINEYMVDNSICSTPNFSKLPRKMNMEELKTPPFEVLLDSYRKAKLGKQENGDSDPVSFGSINGG from the exons AT GGAAAAGTTGGTTCGCCAGGCTTCGTTTATGGATAACACGAAGTCGTATCAACACAGACGAGGGAGTTTAGTCTCTTTATCACCAACACAAATGTTGTGGTCAACTGAAAATGGCAATACATGTAACAAAGATGATAAAGATAAAGGTGTCAATGTGCAAGTTATTCTTCGTTGTAG GccatttagtgaggatgatgtgagaGCAACAACACCTTCTGTGGTTACATGTAACGAGGATAAACAAGAAGTAATTGTTACCCAAACCATAGGTAATAAGCAGATAGGCAAAATCTTTAGTTTCGACAAG GTTTTTGGTCCAGAATCGAAACAAAAGGATTTGTATGATCAAGTTGTTAGTCCTATTGTGAAAGAAGCGCTTGAGGGATATAATTGGACCATATTCGCTTATGGACAAACGGGTACAGGAAAAACTTATACAATGGAAGGGGAAGGTGCAAAAACACAG AATGGGGAGTTTCATGAGGATGTTGGTGTTATTCCAAGAGCCGTTAAGGAACTTTTCGACACTCTTGAATCTCAAAACGCAGAATACAGCATAAAAGTAACATATATAGAGCTTTACAATGAGGAAATAACAGATCTTTTGGTTCCAGACGAAAAGACGAAAAAGCCCATATCTATAATGGAAGATGGGAAAGGTGCAGTTTTCATGAGAGGGTTAGAAGAGGAACTTGTATGCAGTGCAGATGAAATTTACGAACTCTTACAAAAGGGGTCTGCGAGAAAGCACACAGCTGAAACGCTTATTAACACGCAAAGTAACCGATCTCACTCGTTATTTACTATCACGATTCAAATTAAGGAACATACTGCAGATGGTGTAGAGGTAATAAAAAGTGGAAAGTTAAATCTTGTGGATCTTGCTGGTTCAGAAAACATCTTACGTTCTGGTGCACGGGAG GAAAGAGCAAGGGAAGCCGGTGAGATCAACAAGAGCCTGCTTACACTTGGTCGTGTGATAAATGCACTCGTTGACCACTCGGGGCATGTTCCATATCG TGACAGTAAATTAACGAGGTTATTAAGAGATTCATTAGGAGGGAAAACAAAGACTTGTATTATAGCTACCGTGTCACCTTCTATCCATTATTTGGAAGAAACACAAAACACGCTCGATTATGCTTACCGGGCTAAAAGCATTAAGAATAGACCAGAG GTTAATCATAAGGTGACAAAATCAGTAGTAGTCAAAGAACTCTACTCTGAAATCAAAAGTCTTAAGCAAG AATTGCATGCTACAAGGGAGAAAAATGGCATATATATCCCGAACGATCGTTACCTCAGTGAAGAAGCTGCCAAAAAG GAATTGACTGAGAAATTAGAGTCAAAAAGTAAG GAAGCAATGAATCTTCAAGAACTTTTATATCAACAACAAAAGTTGACGAAAGAAGTAAATCAAAAACTTGAGAACTCTGAG AAAGAACTTTTGGAAAGTAAGAACGATGTCGTCAACCTAAAAGATAAACTGAGAATGGCTAATGAGTCTGCAAAAGAGAAGGAATATATTATACTCAATCTTCTTGGATCTG AGAAAACGCTCACTGAAAGATCAGTTAAGCTTCACGGTGAACTTGAGCGTGCAGCATCAGAGGTATCCAGCTTGTTCGCGAAAATTG AGCATAAGAATCAGATAGATGATGGGAATAAAATGCTAATCGAAAGCTTTCAGATGCTATTAGATCAATATCTTGAAGCTGTTCACAAAATTATTCTTTCATCTGTAACACACCAAGAGCTACTATTAAGTGCAATGGAGGAACATTTAAAATCGTTTGTTTCTGAAAAAGATAAG GCTACTCAAGAACTTCAAATTCGAGCAAAAACCATGAATGACATTTTCTCAGGTGGTATCAAATCTCTGGTTGAACTAGCTACTGAATTCAGTGAAAAATCTGTGACAACACTTGGTAACATAAATTCTGCAGTTATTGAGCATTCTTCTGCCCTTACAGAT CTTATAACAGTAGCTTCAGTCAAGTTTGGTAACATACTTAACGATTTGCGTAGTAACCTTAACGATCAGGAGCAAAGTATAGCTGCATTTTGGCAGCAGCAGCATGAG AGCCAGTTGAGAGCATATCTGACGACTCAATCTGTATCGAGTATTACAGTGGAGTTTTTTCATACTATGAGCAATGACATTTTTCTGGTAAAGGAAATGGTCGAAGAAGCACGATCAACTTATGACAAGAATTTAAGTGACTTCAAGAAAAAATTTGAG GACTATTCCAATAATGAAGACGAACAACTACTAAAGAAAATGGCAGAACTTTTATCAACTTCAAGTGCTAAGAAGAAACAAATG ATTCAAACAGAAGTAGATTTTATTCGAAACGATATTGGCAGCAAAACCAACATGGTTCATCGCAAAATATCAAGCATGCATACTCTCACTTCCTCTACAGAAGATGAATATACAAATTTTTTGGGAAAAATAGAAAAGCTTTACACCGAGGATAAAAATGCTACTCAAAATGGGAAGAAAGTTTTAACTGCCATACTCCAAAACGG GACAACCGAGGCAAGAAATGGTGATGAAATATGGAGGCAAGTCCAAGAATCTTTATTGAACCTACAGAAAAGTCATCTAGAATCTGTGGATTCCACAAGCAA GGATGCCCTTGAAATCACGAAAGAGATCCAAACTCGTTTATCATCCATGGCCTCGTCCACACTAGAAGAAGCAAATAATGTGCATACTCGTACTCTCACATCCATTGAAT atctATCGAGGCTTAACCATGATGAAAATGAGGGGCTCAAGTCACTAACAAGAAGTTTCTGTGATAATATGCAAGATATGGAAACTGATCACTCTGCCAAAATATTAGATATTGTAAAAGATGCTGAAAAGTGCTTGATAAATGAATACATG GTGGACAACTCTATCTGCTCAACACCGAATTTCAGCAAATTACCAAGAAAAATGAACATGGAAGAACTCAAGACCCCACCATTTGAGGTGTTGTTGGATTCATATCGAAAAGCTAAATTAGGAAAGCAAGAAAATGGAGATTCAGATCCTGTTTCTTTCGGAAGCATCAATGGAGGCTAA